One window from the genome of Nicotiana sylvestris chromosome 9, ASM39365v2, whole genome shotgun sequence encodes:
- the LOC138877341 gene encoding uncharacterized protein encodes MDEFNERMLKIEEVDLRVKSYLYDIGYHRWSRVHATVNRTFTMTSNIAESLNAVTKDARELPIFDLFEYMRTLLERWTKEKLSKAKGTFTYLGHKYNKELEDNNEGFNRSYTYCLDGVKRYIVCLENKKCSCGQFQLDELPCAHALAALRHRNETYENYCSPYYTRKSLLLTYEMPVNPLPDEGKWDVPQHILDEVVKPPAGDKRQPGRPHKERYKTFDEIKSKKYKVSCGNCGGEGHNKRTCKNAPKKK; translated from the exons atggatgaatttaatgaaaggatgttGAAGATTGAAGAGGTAGACCTGCGTGTAAAGTCTTACCTATAtgatattggctatcatagatggtCAAGAGTACATGCAACGGTGAATAGAACTTTTACTATGACGTCAAACATTGCCGAGTCGTTGAATGCTGTAACAAAAGATGCAAGAGAGCTTCCAATATTTGATCTATTTGAGTATATGAGGACTCTTCTTGAACGTTGGACAAAAGAAAAGTTATCGAAGGCAAAGGGTACTTTCACATACCTTGGTCACAAATACAACAAAGAATTGGAAGACAACA ATGAGGGCTTCAACAGATCATATACATACTGTTTAGATGGTGTGAAGCGGTACATTGTGTGTCTAGAAAACAAGAAATGTAGCTGTGGacaattccaacttgatgaacttCCATGTGCGCATGCTTTGGCAGCATTAAGGCATAGGAATGAAACATACGAAAACTATTGCTCTCCGTATTACACAAGGAAGAGCCTTCTGCTTACCTATGAAATGCCAGTAAATCCTCTTCCTGATGAAGGCAAATGGGATGTGCCACAACATATTTTGGATGAGGTAGTAAAGCCACCGGCGGGAGATAAAAGGCAGCCAGGGAGACCTCACAAGGAAAGATATAAAACATTTGATGAAATAAAGTCAAAGAAATACAAGGTGTCATGTGGCAATTGTGGAggtgaagggcataacaaaagaaCTTGCAAGAATGCGCCGAAAAAGAAATGA
- the LOC138877342 gene encoding uncharacterized protein produces MHASEQTTGISSPRQIRAEMRSKHLHDVDVGGVDKLVENQLKRKGKKLSVDDDFVDDSPKVPSVKKHKVSSSSSKPKKKKPSKKVPKLVKEKISIKNGPYFAQQNIDYGVLRFHSLCDPSIPSQIQALLSPNALRVFRKTCFSYLLGLPTICMQNQSLHLLMKYELTKSTDSYFSVLFKGEKLNFSLREFGLITGLNCVNKFSDYGYTSTYVSPLMNTYFPNKERVEKWHLKNVVTNKAWANDVDAVKLCILYMLEFFVCPSDKDHVTFIDKFMFFLIESGNFESYPWGIKSFKQVIESVRHRLNPHVHSYLIRGCSLALQVWLYECCSSVSTELATRCSESIPRILRWSATKGQIWLTAIEEKMIKPEWIKFTNMIESGEELGVLNLPDKIQYEDEHGAQPSHVPTAASPSFEPKYTDCQEDIESVSSKLMKLEKGIVQVDVKLDAYRKDVFEELSSLREFIDQSLKGVMNVINKRFDLDESKFAGSSTKNNYQHQGENNQQFQFNAGDQLHGSTSNTATISPEHFQPHVDLYPDFQEAAEAYKAEGEVPQSPIYGVTVTEVVPEGIDKKVVPEGIENKGLTLDDFELPENLSQLVMYGEPIRDESTPVHPGRTRQPGKHARSPFTSLYSSGGSTSVGPKFFYLKHPFTSVIGENVDPELTERFTNWLYIRSDKVSRRRKYYFSKKDNQIKPWLDFGCEKIDKKDWFYDLAHPGQVINNTRLWCICGCICGVC; encoded by the exons ATGCATGCAAGTGAACAAACTACTGGTATTTCATCTCCTAGACAAATTCGTGCGGAAATGAGAAGCAAGCATTTGCACGATGTTGATGTTGGTGGAGTTGATAAACTAGTCGAGAATCAACTGAAACGCAAGGGGAAAAAGTTGAGTGTAGATGACGATTTTGTAGATGATTCTCCCAAAGTTCCATCTGTGAAAAAACACAAGgtctcttcttcttcatcaaaaccaaagaagaagaaaccctcaaaaaaagtaccaaaattggttaaggaaaaaatttcaataaag AATGGACCTTACTTTGCACAACAAAATATTGATTATGGTGTGCTTAGATTCCACAGTTTGTGTGATCCTAGCATACCTAGCCAGATACAAGCTTTACTCTCTCCGAATGCTTTAAGGGTTTTCAGAAAAACTTGTTTTAGTTACTTATTAGGTCTCCCCACAATCTGTATGCAAAACCAATCACTTCATCTTCTGATGAAGTATGAATTGACAAAGTCTACTGACTCATATTTTTCAGTACTATTTAAGggtgaaaaattgaatttttccttgaGAGAATTTGGGTTGATAACTGGTCTTAATTGTGTGAATAAGTTTTCAGACTATGGTTACACTTCCACCTATGTTAGCCCTTTAATGAATACATATTTTCCGAACAAAGAAAGGGTTGAGaaatggcatttgaaaaatgtagTGACTAATAAAGCATGGGCAAACGATGTGGATGCGGTGAAGTTGTGCATTCTTTATATGTTGGaattttttgtttgtccttctgaTAAAGACCATGTGACTTTCATAGACAAGTTTATGTTCTTTCTAATAGAGTCTGGTAATTTTGAGTCATACCCATGGGGTATCAAATCCTTCAAGCAGGTTATTGAATCTGTCCGACATCGTCTTAATCCCCATGTACATTCTTATCTGATACGGGGATGCTCATTAGCCTTGCAAGTGTGGCTATATGAGTGTTGCTCGTCCGTCAGCACCGAGCTTGCTACGAGATGTTCTGAATCTATACCTCGCATTTTAAGATGGTCAGCTACAAAGGGGCAGATTTGGTTAACTGCAATTGAAGAGAAGATGATCAAGCCTGAGTGGATCAAG TTCACAAACATGATTGAATCTGGAGAAGAGCTTGGAGTGCTTAATCTGCCAGACAAGATTCAATATGAAGATGAACATGGTGCTCAACCATCACATGTTCCAACTGCTGCTTCTCCATCATTTGAACCCAAATATACAGATTGTCAAGAGGACATTGAATCTGTCAGTAGCAAGCTCATGAAGTTGGAAAAGGGGATTGTGCAG gTTGATGTAAAGTTAGATGCCTATAGGAAGGATGTTTTTGAGGAACTCTCAAGCCTTCGAGAGTTCATAGATCAAtctttgaagggtgttatgaatGTGATAAACAAGAGGTTTGATTTGGACGAGTCAAAG TTTGCTGGTAGTTCAACAAAAAATAATTACCAACATCAAGGAGAGAACAACCAGCAATTCCAGTTCAATGCTGGTGATCAACTGCATGGAAGCACAAGCAATACAG CTACAATTTCTCCAGAACATTTTCAACCACATGTTGACTTATATCCTGACTTCCAAGAAGCAGCTGAGGCATATAAAGCAG AAGGTGAAGTTCCACAGTCGCCAATTTACGGTGTGACTGTGACTGAAGTTGTTCCTGAAGGCATTGATAAAAAAGTTGTTCCTGAAGGCATTGAAAACAAAGGTTTGACATTGGATGACTTTGAGCTGCCAGAAAACTTATCACAGTTGGTCATGTATGGCGAGCCCATACGAGATGAATCAACCCCTGTTCATCCCGGTAGAACCAGGCAACCGGGAAAACATGCACGATCACCTTTCACATCTTTGTATAGTTCTGGAGGCAGCACATCTGTTGGACCTAAATTTTTTTACCTCAAGCACCCCTTCACAAGTGTCATAGGTGAAAATGTAGATCCTGAATTGACAGAAAGGTTCACCAACTGGTTATACATTCGTAGTGATAAAGTATCTAGGAG GAGGAAATATTACTTTTCCAAGAAggataaccaaatcaagccttggttggattttggttgtGAAAAGATTGATAAGAAGGACTGGTTTTATGACCTTGCTCACCCCGGACAAGTCATCAATAACACA cgattgtggtgtatttgtggCTGCATTTGCGGAGTATGTTAG